A window of the Lactuca sativa cultivar Salinas chromosome 5, Lsat_Salinas_v11, whole genome shotgun sequence genome harbors these coding sequences:
- the LOC111900659 gene encoding uncharacterized protein LOC111900659: MASEKPYGITNIKAYIPLILDLDRMNYDAWRELFLTHCLGFGVADHLEPPNEKAPTNEKAAETSDRKEWDRLDNIVKMWIYGTISQPLLTMILKKNPTAHQVWTTLETLFRDNKDAKAIQLDNELRNITIGDMSVTDYCTRIKTIADLLDNIDVTVPEKNLVAYTINGLSPKFDYIASLILHRSPLPSFLETRSMLLLEEQRMNQVQNRQVQSMHSNHSSSQTALVSDNSQSQNYHRNNRGGGRGSRNGRGGRNGRGGSNNFGGRNGSNNSGGNNFSAAYNPSVGQHSGNGNFVSTMQYPPGWGWFGWPSSPSQQNTRPLGPVSFQQAHQGLLPCPSTSQQQQQGSRRPQHPTYGWPSASTSNGFGPGTINSAGGTGSNPNQAYYSQPPTTLQWNTPTNTDQPTTLPQMFNTMTLNDPSNSEWFMDSGSTSHLHSNAGILSSVSKNPMHSSVLVGDGSQIFVSTTGDTTLPIYHPFRTLSLNHILITPSIIKNLISVRRFTHDNKCSIEFDAFGFSVKDYWTKQILLRCDSKGELYPCHQTDSPSSCHARSVSLASTSWSSRSTRV, from the coding sequence TCAAAGCGTACATCCCTTTGATTCTTGACCTCGATCGTATGAATTATGATGCATGGCGTGAACTCTTTTTGACCCATTGTCTAGGGTTCGGAGTTGCTGATCATCTCGAGCCTCCAAACGAGAAAGCCCCGACGAACGAGAAAGCTGCAGAAACCTCCGATAGAAAAGAATGGGATCGACTCGATAACATTGTCAAAATGTGGATCTACGGGACGATCTCTCAACCACTTTTGACGATGATCTTGAAGAAGAACCCGACGGCTCATCAAGTTTGGACGACTCTTGAGACATTGTTTCGTGACAATAAAGATGCCAAGGCAATCCAGTTGGACAACGAGCTGCGAAACATTACCATCGGTGACATGTCAGTGACGGATTACTGTACCCGTATCAAAACGATTGCCGATCTTCTTGACAACATCGATGTCACCGTTCCAGAGAAAAATCTTGTTGCTTACACCATAAACGGTTTGTCTCCAAAGTTTGATTACATTGCTAGTTTGATTCTTCATCGTTCTCCTTTACCTTCGTTTTTGGAAACCCGTTCGATGCTTCTTCTCGAGGAACAACGGATGAATCAGGTTCAAAACCGCCAAGTTCAGTCGATGCATTCAAATCACTCTTCATCACAGACCGCTCTCGTTTCGGATAATTCTCAGTCACAAAATTACCATCGCAATAATCGGGGTGGAGGTCGTGGTAGTCGAAATGGACGTGGAGGAAGAAATGGCCGAGGTGGTAGTAATAATTTTGGAGGTCGAAATGGAAGTAATAATTCTGGGGGTAACAATTTTTCTGCCGCCTATAATCCTTCTGTAGGTCAACACAGTGGTAATGGAAATTTTGTGTCCACCATGCAATACCCTCCTGGCTGGGGATGGTTTGGTTGGCCATCAAGCCCATCTCAGCAAAACACACGCCCACTTGGGCCTGTTTCGTTTCAGCAAGCCCATCAAGGCCTGTTGCCTTGTCCGTCAACTTCTCAACAGCAGCAACAAGGGTCAAGGCGCCCTCAGCATCCCACTTACGGCTGGCCTAGTGCATCTACTTCAAATGGGTTTGGTCCAGGTACTATTAATTCAGCAGGTGGAACCGGCAGCAACCCAAACCAAGCATATTACAGTCAACCTCCTACTACGTTACAATGGAATACTCCAACCAATACGGATCAACCTACCACTTTGCCTCAAATGTTTAATACAATGACTTTAAATGATCCGTCAAATTCCGAATGGTTTATGGACTCTGGGTCCACGTCTCACCTTCACTCGAATGCAGGTATTCTCTCTTCCGTTAGCAAAAACCCCATGCATTCATCTGTGTTAGTCGGTGATGGTTCCCAAATTTTTGTGAGTACCACCGGGGACACAACTTTACCCATATATCATCCTTTTCGTACCTTATCTTTAAATCACATTCTTATTACTCCCTCCATTATTAAGAACTTAATTTCTGTACGTCGTTTTACCCATGATAATAAATGTTCCATTGAATTTGACGCGTTTGGTTTTTCTGTGAAGGATTATTGGACCAAACAAATTCTTCTCCGCTGTGATAGCAAAGGAGAACTCTATCCATGTCACCAAACCGACTCCCCAAGCTCTTGTCACGCTCGATCCGTCTCTTTGGCATCAACGTCTTGGTCATCCCGGTCAACACGTGTTTAA
- the LOC111900642 gene encoding uncharacterized protein LOC111900642, with product MILEHSIFLLTLFVFSLSIHFWGSSCQESPTIYEALKSNGLPMGLLPKGVTNFSLDDSGRFQVYLDHACNAKFEDELHYDQIVSGNLTYGQIGELSGISVQDLFLWFSVKSIWVDIPSSGLIYFDVGVVSKQFSLSSFETPRDCLASSVPKILSRKLGHDEPNHQEPLRGVL from the exons ATGATTCTTGAACACTCAATCTTCCTTCTTACACTCTTCGTTTTCTCACTTTCAATCCACTTCTGGGGTTCATCTTGTCAAGAATCACCAACCATTTACGAAGCACTCAAATCAAACGGATTACCCATGGGTTTGCTTCCAAAAGGTGTGACTAACTTCAGCTTGGATGATTCCGGCCGGTTTCAGGTCTACTTGGATCATGCTTGTAATGCCAAGTTCGAAGACGAATTGCACTATGATCAAATCGTTTCAGGCAATTTGACTTATGGTCAGATCGGTGAATTGTCGGGGATTTCTGTTCAAGATTTGTTTTTGTGGTTCTCAGTCAAGTCTATCTGGGTCGATATACCCAGTTCGGGTTTGATTTATTTTGATGTGGGTGTTGTATCCAAACAGTTTTCTTTGTCTTCCTTTGAAACCCCAAGAGATTGTTTGGCTTCCTCTGTGCCTAAG ATCCTATCAAGAAAACTCGGGCACGATGAACCCAATCATCAAGAACCATTGAGGGGAGTTTTATGA
- the LOC111900668 gene encoding transcription factor IBH1 — protein sequence MSSSQQPTSINPTYLKSQFARRFVRALNNLKNQKGSAHDNQMRRKSGRVKIAAYKAMASVVGSRRAWSRAVLSKIKNRPRNQELLRSNRKRAEHRIMTNLHHRHHAKVSIKRRNPNPERDEVYFNPFKYSGQESKLRKLVPGAGSMDSWCLVDETADYIKCLAAQVDVMQTLVDLYTAT from the coding sequence ATGTCATCATCTCAACAACCCACATCTATAAACCCTACCTATCTCAAGAGCCAGTTTGCGCGTCGATTTGTTCGAGCTCTAAACAACCTAAAGAACCAAAAAGGATCTGCTCATGATAACCAGATGCGTCGCAAATCTGGTCGTGTCAAAATCGCAGCGTATAAAGCTATGGCGTCTGTCGTTGGATCAAGAAGAGCATGGAGCCGTGCCGTTTTATCCAAGATCAAAAACCGACCACGAAACCAGGAGTTATTGCGAAGTAATAGAAAGCGGGCTGAGCATAGAATCATGACTAATCTTCATCATCGTCACCATGCAAAGGTGTCTATAAAGAGAAGAAACCCTAACCCTGAAAGAGACGAGGTCTATTTTAATCCATTTAAGTATTCAGGTCAGGAATCGAAGCTCAGAAAATTGGTTCCTGGTGCTGGAAGCATGGATTCATGGTGTTTGGTGGATGAAACTGCTGATTACATAAAATGTCTTGCTGCACAGGTAGACGTCATGCAAACCCTTGTGGATCTGTACACTGCCACTTGA